From the genome of Malus sylvestris chromosome 13, drMalSylv7.2, whole genome shotgun sequence:
GAATCATAAACCCTAGTGAGCACTTAGCGGTGACAGTCAGTAGAAGCATATAAGAATGGCGGAAGCAGAGGGGGGAGGATCAGGTAGGGTGGGCGCATCGGCAGGAGGTGGAGGAGCTGAGTCTCTGAAAGCTAAAGGAAATGAGCAGTTCAAAGCGGGGAACTACCTCAAAGCCGCTGCACTCTACACTCAGGCCATCAAGCAAGACCCCAATAACCCCACTCTCTATAGGTACATTAACCACCTCAAATttccattttttaaaataatttttttgttgggaTTTTATAGTTTTCAATTTGATATGTAATAATCAAAATGCAATTTTGATTGGTTGGTTATGTAGTTACTTGACTTCTTCACATGGGTTTTTGTTGAATATTTTTCGTAATGGAATGATTTTAACAATTCCAGGAATTTGAAGTTGTGTGCTTTGTTTATGTACAAAATCAGATGAATTTCTATTGTTTATGTTTGCCCCTTTGAACTCCCCCAACATTTTGTAATTTGTATGAACTCCAAAGTTACATGAAGTTCGGGGTTGATATACTAGCTTGTTGTTCGTTATTTTGATTAACAGAAGTTATAGTATTCAGATGCAAAGGAATTCTGGCACTTTCGTAAACAAGATGTATAGAATTTTGTTACCGAAAAATATCTGCATAACCATTATGGTAGATGAATTTTTTTGAGTGATTTAAGATGAGATGAACCTCATGTAACCTATCTGGGGCGCCGTTAAAAAATTCTGGATTGTTTTGTTAAAGAAGCTCATGTTTCGGTTAACATTTCACTTATTTGTGTGGAAAAGTATTTTGAGATCttatgaaatttggaatttATAGAAGAAGGCAAGGCCATTAGGAATAAAAAGGGGATATAATTGTGAAAACAAAACCTTGTTGCGGCAAAATACTTTGATACCACATTTGTGACTATGCCCTTTTTATTTCCAAGTAAATATGAAAAGCAAACCTGCTCTGTTATGTCCAATGCTATAGTTGGTCTTAGGGTCTACTATGTATTGTTCCTGCTTCAAGTGCTACCACATGCATAGTGTttatacaatttattaaaacaaaGGGCTGATCTGTGAAAGATGTTAGAGAGAGCTTAGATAAGCTAGGAATGGTTTCTGAAGAGGTTGGGTGCCTGCTGTTTCATAATTATTGAATGATAATTGGTCAACTTTCTTTATGTATATCTTCATTATTTTGTTTATAACTAGGATTGTTTCTGCTGTTTAAAGGTGTTTAAAGGATGTTAATGAAAACATTGAAGTTTTCCATATGAAGTAGCATAGTagtaatgaaaaattaaaattttcaaggaTACACGGTCTTGGCTGAATGTTCTCGTTTAACAATCATTGCATGGTGTACTGATGCATCTTCTTAATGTTCCATTGTTGGCCAGCAACCGTGCTGCAGCATTTCTTCAATTGGTTAAGCTTAGCAAAGCCCTTGCTGATGCGGAGACAACAATTAAATTGAACCCCCAGTGGGAGAAGGTActgttgttttattttatttttccttaaaTTCTATTTTGCTTCAATAAGCTTGTActtttagaaaaccaaaagtcttgatttttgttatttattccTTTAAAAGAATCTTTTTTACGCATCTTCAGGGATATTTCAGGAAAGGTTGCATATTAGAGGCCATGGAACAATATGATGATGTATGTCTAGAAGTTCTTTCAATCTTCCCATTTTTATGGCCTTCTGGACTAGACCACATGATATTGGTTTTCTGCTGCTGATATCCTTCTGTTCAACGTATGTTGTAGGCTTTGGTTGCTTTCCAAACAGCTTTGGAATATAACTCGCAAAGCACAGAAGTATCAAGAAAGATAAAAAGGATTTCTCAGTTGGCGAGAGATAAAAAACGTGCAGAAGTGGTGGAGAAAATGAGATCCAATGTTGATATGGCGAGGCATTTGGATAAACTGAAATCTGAAATGGTGAGTGTATTTATCAAGGATTCGTGACTTTCAGAAAACACTGTTGTTCATTATTATTCTCATTTTGATACCTTCTATTATCTTTGTGCATGAGTGAGAATTATAATTGCCCAGTCATTTATATACGTTATTCTTGTTTCAATCTGCTTTATCTTTCTTCGTGTGAATGGTGCAACTTGCCTACTTTCATATATTATAGGTAGAAGCTTTCTTATCGCCCTGAAGGTTAACACGTTGAGTTCCAGAAGCTTATAAAAAGACTTAAGATCACCtacccttggattgttttaatCAGTCCTAAAATTAAGTTACACTTTCTCTTTGCAGTCTGGGAAGCGTGGATCTGAAGAATGTTGGGAAgaaatgttttctttccttGTCGAGACAATGGAGTCAGCTGTAAAATCATGGCATGAAACTTCTAAAGTGGAGGCTAGAGTTTACTTTCTCCTAGATAAGGAAGAAACAGACACCGAGAAATATGCTCCAGCTGTGAATATTGATAAGGTATTAAGTTtagagttttcatttttttcttttcaaatatcccttttgtgattggttgaaaagttTTTTTTCAGCATTTTTGGTCCTATGAACCCTTTTTTGCTGTTCCAATAAAACAATTTATTGCATTAAGTATATCCTTTCCGAGCCGTGAGCCAGCATTCTCTGCTACTGTTATCCGTACAAAAGGtgaattttttgtttaactAATCAATGCTTGCCTGTTATTCCAGGCTTTTGAATCGCCCCATACACATGGCagttgtttttcatttcttagGCAGTATGCTGAGGATTCTTTCTCCAGAGCAGCTTGCTTGGTGACTCCCAAAAGTATCATGTCTTATCCACAGGTACATTTCACTTCATTTGTATTTACAACTATAAATCTTAATCTTATTCTGTAGGGAAGACAATTATTAAGGTTCATCGTGTGACCTCGACCACGAGATTCCCCCATCAGAAATATCTCACATTATTTTATCATATTGATCACATGACTAATGAGTTCCATAAggacatatattatatatcttGGATGTCTCCTGactatgttgactaaggtttaTCCGAATATGCTGATAAGGCTTTTCAATTAATGATATAGTCAGAGTCTAGCTGCTAAATGTGTGATTAAGGTTTGTTGAACTATGATGATGTATATCAGAATTGGTGGTTAagctttatcatttattttgccCACgatatttttcatgatttactTTTATGCTTGGGTCTTGGCCTTTGAGATTCACTTGTTTGGCTGCTGTTTCTGTTGGAATTACGGATTGAGAAAAATGTATACATACTTATAACTTTCTTTAGACATAAGCACGTGGGCAATTCTTAACACGCAATGTATTGATGTTTCAATTTGAGTTTGGGTGCTTGCAAGGCCCAAGAAAAAGGTTCTCACAGATGCTTTTGCAATGTGCCATGGAGTATCTGTCATGCATTTTCGATCGTTACCTTCTTGAGTTAGTTTTAATTAAGGAATTAATAGCATTTTCttctcaaataaaaaaaggacTTTAATGAGCAGTTAACATAAGTCATGTCACATTTGCGTGTTACATGTGCCTAAGTCTCTGTATCTTTGCGTGTGGTGTACTTGTGTGTGTGCAAGACTAGAAgtgttttaattactttttGGAGGTTTGACCTCTGACATGGGTTCAAGACTTCAAGTGCTTAAAAGACTCGTGCATGATGATTGCATAGTGTTTTTGGGAAGGTTAAGCATTTATTGGTATGTCTCAGAAAAAAGAAAGTAGTTAGTTGGTCTGTTTCAGATGTCTCTTGCTTTCTCTGGTTCCAATTTGCTAAATCCAACTTTTATTCGCAGGTGATCTAAATTTAGGGGGAATTATTGACTGATTCAATAAAAGGTTTTTGTTGTTAACAAAGAGGTTTCAATGATCAAATACTTTTTGCAGGTTTGGAAAGGTCAAGGTTCAAGGAAATGGAAACACGGGCAACATGATGGCTTCTTTGTGCAATTTGAGACCCCTTTCCTGCGGAAGCTGTGGTTTATTTCTAGTTCCATTGAACTGGGCCAGACATTGTGCaggtctctctctatctctctctctctctctctctctcacacacgcACGCACAGTGTTCCTGAGGAAGTGCCAATTTGTAACTAAATACGAACTCAAGTATGGATgacttttaattttattatttaaattaccTAGAATGTATTGCAAAGTCTGAAGTTCCATCACCAGTCACCTGCTTCATCAGAACTTAGGTTATTTGGTGGTTGCATTTTGTACCACCTTTAAGTTGAAGCTTTAGGTTATCTTTTATTACCACCTTGGAGTTCTAATGttagtttctttcttcaatgtgCAAACCCATTGAAGTATTGTCCCTTTTGCTTTTAAGAGAATGAAGAAATGGAAAACTTGAACATATGGATGTGAAATTAATAGTGGgaagtgggtttttgtttttattttaatctacGTAAGTTATAGGATGCTTGTAGGAAAATTTCAGGGAAGCTGCATCAATGTGGTTACTCAATATTTACTATAATAACGTCCAACTAACCTATTGTACAAAACCTATCTGTTAGAATATTGATCACATCAACAGCAGAGTTTTGGAGCTAGGTAATCTAATGTCTCTGTTTATTTCAGGGATCCGGAGGATTTAGACATCAGTGCCCATGAATTGATTCCACGCCTATTCAAACAGTCCGATTCTTAAGTTTTGTTGGAGCAAAGTCTCAGGCCCATTATAGCGAGAGATTGTGTATTCTAAAGAACCGACAGCACTGGTGACAGTCTTTTGCCTTTACTCAGTTTGCAAGGTTTCCTTTGGCCCTGGTTATTTGCAGGAAGGTGCTTTCCATAATTATAACATGCATTTACTCAAGGTTTTGTCTCTTTCtaaaattttcaagcctttttgTTTTGAGCGATTGCGTTTTACTGAGAGACCTTACTGTGAAGTTGTTAGCCTGTTTTTCCAGTGTAAGGAGTAGTTTGGCCCTTGAATTAAGTTGGGTATCTGCTGCTTATGTGGTGAAACCGAAAACTTGAAATTAGGTCCTACAGAACTAAGTTTGTTTGTAATTGTCCAAATAGCAATGTAACTGTTGAATAGGTTTTTGTGCATCTTTGCTGCCCCTGCCCCCGTATGAATGCTCTATGTATGGTCCTTTTATATTATTCTGATGTGAGTTACACCATTGTTCAAATATCTTGATGGATGCATAATTCATGAGTACTAGTCACGACGCTTCTTTATGCATTACCTTGAGGTTGCTTGACAGTGACACTTTCATTTGCTTGGATGAATAACAGCGAAGTCTTCTTCATATGGTGCATTTGTTAATAGCTAGCCAATTCATCAAATAGCAGATTATTCATAGTTATTTTTAGTTTCCCCTCCAGATTGTATGGCTTGAACTTGACGAACTGCTGTCTTTGTTGAGAAGCTTACAATTTACTGTGTTATCTGGCGTAAGATTTACAACCGGAGTGTCGTAAAGTGTCTCTGTCAAGTTGGTGTTAGTGTTAAACTACCTCAGATGCTGAATATTATGCTTCATTGATAATGGAATATTACACCGTTAAACGATCTGCACACAAGGCCTTCAGGCTTGACTAAAATAGAAGCCTGGCCTTGAGCATCATCTGCATTCTTCATACTCTCTTAATTTTGTGTATGGTAGCAATAATAATGCATAAGCTTAATACTTATATAGCACCCTAGCTATGTCCCCATCTGCTAGGAAACCCTCCTCCCTCCATCTTGGGGATCAATCATGTTAGATATACATACATAGAGATTCTCTTTTGTTAAAGCCACTGCCACACATAGCGTAAAACTTTCATTCATTTGATTGATCATCGTAGATTAGACACTGTCATCGTGTCTGTTTCCGTCTATTTCTCCTGGATTCGGTTTGCAGGTGTGTAGCGTGAAGTTACATGCCGATACAGCCTCTGCCACTGTAAGATAGATCCATTCCTGACCGATTTTCTCGATGAACTTGGACTTGTCGAGCTTCTTGATCACCTCGCTTCGGGGGTTTGCTATTACAAGCTGATAGATCAGAAGAAAGAATAAAACATCAGCACATGATCAAACAAAAATGTGAATCATATCAAACAGAACTAGTCTACCATAATCTCATACCTTGAGACCCTTTCTATCAACATTTTTCTGGACCTCTTCAAGCATGGTGATCCCGCTTGTATCGATGCTTCCAACCGCtgtaatttgattttaattttagcaTTAGACTTGTGATAAAGCTTAAAGCCAGAGATCGTACATGTTAATTTGTGACTGTTGCAGATTGATCACTTACTCCCAATGTCTAGTATAACATAGTGTAAGCTTGTTTGTCCACAAGATTTTATCTTGTCTTCCTCCTCGTATATCCATCTTGAGATTCTGTGAACCAGATTTTGAGCATAGATTAAAACTCTACCACGCTGGCTACGTCGTTTTCATATATCGATATCTAACTTTAAGTATTTTATGTACCTTTCCCTTAAATAGTTTGCATTAGCAAAGTAGATTGGTGCATCAATTTGAAGAATAAGAACTCCTGGAATATTGTTCGCAACCGGGTACTGATCAATGCTTCTATAAATCGACGAGTTTGGAATGTTGCCTAAAGCGAAAGTCCTTGGCCTCGCCACGAATAGCAGAACCCTTAGCAGTGAAACTGCAACCTGCAAATACATATAAACGTTACATATGCATCCAGAAATGTGTAAAAAGCAAAACTTTCTTGTGACGCAAGAAAGAAAACCCTTCCTATACTCTCCTACTTACTGCAATGACTAGGCCAATTTCAACACTGCCAAAGACAACGCCAAAGTATGCACCCAGGCACACAATGCAGTCCACCTTGTCTACTTTCCAGAGATGGATGACGGCTTCGTAATCGATGAGGCCAAGCATGGCTGCCATTATAATGGCGGAGAGCACCACAAGTGGAGTGTAATGGAACAATGGCGTCAAAAACAAGAGTGTAAACATCACTGCAGTCGCCATTACAATGTTAGAGACTGCAGTTTTGCATCCTGCATTGAAGTTCACTGCAGTTCGCGAAAACGGTCCTGCAAGTAATTGCAGCCATAAGAGACGCATATGATTGGTGAATCTGGCAAAAACTACTAGCTAACTTATACATGTGTTTGATTAAAGACTGTTATGTATAAAGCAATGCCCTCTTGCTAGATTTGTGTTGCCAGACATATGCTTATATTGTCAAACTATGAATATGAACCGACATTCATACAAAAAAAAGCGCATTTCTCGTTACATATATATTGAACGCTAGCTGTGGCCATGAAAAGGGTATGTACCGCCGGTCAAGTAGCACGAAGTGCAAGAGCCTGCAATGTTCATCATCCCGAAAGCGATCATTTCTTTGTTACCGTCAATATGGTAGTTTTTAAACGCAGCAAAACTTCTTCCGACAGCTACTCCTTCCTGCACATCCACCATCAGTAATCTAGCAATGTTAGCCTAAAGCCTTCATTATATACATTGTGTGCTAACCAAATACTGAGGAACGCAGGGACCTACAGCAAGGCCGATGACACCAGTGACGATCCCAGTTTTAATGGCTGTTGAAAGATATGGCGACCCGAAAGCCAAGTCAGACACGGATGGCGGGTTCAACCCTTTTTTAAGGTGTCCAATCTGCAAAAACAAAGGGTCTATCTAAGTTAATTAACATAtcatacaaaaataattaaataaaaagtaattattatgtgatatatattgtatatatgctggagagagagtgagatgcTTACTACTAGAACGCCATGTTTTTCAGCATGGGTTAGAAAAACCAGAAGGCTTCCCAAGATCACAGAGCACAGTGGCATCATTGCGTTTATCCAAAAGAAGGCCGGTTTTCTCTTGCTCTAATTGTCATAAGCATCATCATTAAAATAAGAACTGATAAAAATAGCAATTTTCTTTTGGGTACAAAAAAGATAGCCATTTTAATCTCAACGTAAGGTAAGAATTAACTAGTCATGGGCATGCATGGAGAGAAATTTATACTATTCTAAGATATTCTATTTTACTAATTTAAACTGAAACATGGTGACTagtaatttttttatgaaaaatttaTTTGAACCCTTATAACCTTTACGTCCAATGTACTCTCTACACctatattaattttaattaaactatcaatATTTCTTTAAACTCAAATTTACTACCTAAATTATTttcacaaacccaattcaataaataaatttatctttacacctagtaagaaaaaataaaaaaccaaaatttaatatcGAAGCAAAGTGAATAGGAACGGCGTAGGAAAAATTTCTGAAAAGTCGCGATTTCTCCACCAAATTAACCCCGGCATTGAGgtattcaaaatattttcttagTTTGCAAAAATTTAGCATTTTTTAATCGTACATATAGTGTTTGAAGTGATTTAGAAGTTGAATTAATGGACATTGTGAGAAAACTGGATTGAAACAGCGGTGGGTTATCCTTTTAACAGACAAGAAAGAAGATAAAAGTGAAGATATTGAGACACTTAAACCTATGCTAAAGTGGTGAAGATATTTAGGTTGTTTAGGTTGTGAGACCATCTCATGCTAAAGGTGCTAAATCCAAAGTTTAGGACCTCAAAATCTATTCGCATCTCAGGTATACGAACTGTTATATCCTTTTAAGAAACTTATGATTATGTTTATTAAACTGTGAATCTGTACCGGTAATTAAGTATccatttttttagaatttgtcGTTCACAATAtgttaatattatatttactATAATGAAAGATTATCAAGATTAAGAGAAGGAAAATGATTTGAACTTGAATCCCACTGTGTTGAAAAAGATGTCTTATCCAGTTGGGCTATCCACCAATTATAAATATGTTAATATAAGTCTCTTTTGATGTGTaaacaatttgacaaaagaataTTAAGTATATGAATTTTTAACTTCTAGATGTTGTGTGTCCGAAGAGGTCAGATAATATATAGCATTTGGGAAAAGAGAGTACATATATATCACTTCACAACAAGAATATATCTTGTTTGACAACTTTCTTACGGTTCAATAAACCTTTTTTCAACTTAAGATCGATGGAGTTAATTAATTGGTTCATGAAACAACTGAAGTAACTATAACTGGCGTTGGTGAcgtcttaattattagttttggCAAGCCAGTAAACAACATGCATGAAAAGTTTTTACATGGAAATAATTCCTTAAATCCTTCTTCAAGTTTAGAGAAAATGATCAATTATAAACAAAGATATAATGCTTCGAATAATGGATTGTATATATCTCAGAAAGGTACGTGGTGTATATACTTACAAAGTATCTTGTGAGCAATAGAAAGAAGAGGAAACAGCATCCCAGCACAGCAGTTTCCCACCTCCACTGCAACATAATTTACATTCATTATATGATATTAACTA
Proteins encoded in this window:
- the LOC126597020 gene encoding sulfate transporter 3.1-like, which encodes MGNADYECPRHVEIPPSKSFFKALKSSLKETFFPDDPFRQFKNQPTSRKLVLGLQHFVPIIEWAPRYTFDFFKSDLISGITIASLAVPQGISYANLANLPPIIGLYSSFVPPLVYAMLGSSKDLAVGTLAVASLLISSMLGKVVSPTENPKLYFQLALTSTFFAGAFQASLGFLRLGFVVDFLSHATIVGFMGGAATVVCLQQLKGVLGLIHFTHETDVISVMKSIFSQVHKWRWETAVLGCCFLFFLLLTRYFSKRKPAFFWINAMMPLCSVILGSLLVFLTHAEKHGVLVIGHLKKGLNPPSVSDLAFGSPYLSTAIKTGIVTGVIGLAEGVAVGRSFAAFKNYHIDGNKEMIAFGMMNIAGSCTSCYLTGGPFSRTAVNFNAGCKTAVSNIVMATAVMFTLLFLTPLFHYTPLVVLSAIIMAAMLGLIDYEAVIHLWKVDKVDCIVCLGAYFGVVFGSVEIGLVIAVAVSLLRVLLFVARPRTFALGNIPNSSIYRSIDQYPVANNIPGVLILQIDAPIYFANANYLRERISRWIYEEEDKIKSCGQTSLHYVILDIGTVGSIDTSGITMLEEVQKNVDRKGLKLVIANPRSEVIKKLDKSKFIEKIGQEWIYLTVAEAVSACNFTLHTCKPNPGEIDGNRHDDSV
- the LOC126597021 gene encoding uncharacterized protein LOC126597021 — protein: MAEAEGGGSGRVGASAGGGGAESLKAKGNEQFKAGNYLKAAALYTQAIKQDPNNPTLYSNRAAAFLQLVKLSKALADAETTIKLNPQWEKGYFRKGCILEAMEQYDDALVAFQTALEYNSQSTEVSRKIKRISQLARDKKRAEVVEKMRSNVDMARHLDKLKSEMSGKRGSEECWEEMFSFLVETMESAVKSWHETSKVEARVYFLLDKEETDTEKYAPAVNIDKAFESPHTHGSCFSFLRQYAEDSFSRAACLVTPKSIMSYPQVWKGQGSRKWKHGQHDGFFVQFETPFLRKLWFISSSIELGQTLCRDPEDLDISAHELIPRLFKQSDS